In one window of Mobula hypostoma chromosome 1, sMobHyp1.1, whole genome shotgun sequence DNA:
- the dtd2 gene encoding D-aminoacyl-tRNA deacylase 2 yields MYPVLSSAMAARVVLQQCLSARLLVKPAANDAAAEYVQIQRGTLIYICFFKGASLELIPRMIKTLLNVKLCEDNEGNHLSVLDLPANVLIIPQATLGGKVKGRAMQYHDNIGKEEGKELYAHFVALCEKELASNSKCADSGVVVKHGTYGNRQVLQVDTNGPYTHLIEF; encoded by the exons ATGTATCCGGTTCTTTCGAGTGCCATGGCGGCTCGTGTGGTGCTGCAGCAGTGTCTCTCGGCTCGGCTGCTGGTGAAACCGGCAGCAAACGATGCAGCCGCCGAATACGTTCAG aTACAAAGAGGGACATTGATCTACATTTGCTTTTTTAAAGGTGCTAGCTTAGAGCTGATTCCCAGAATGA TTAAAACACTGTTGAATGTGAAACTCTGTGAGGATAATGAAGGCAACCATTTGTCCGTGTTGGATCTACCTGCAAATGTTCTTATCATACCCCAGGCTACTTTGGGTGGTAAAGTGAAGGGACGGGCCATGCAATATCATGACAATATTggaaaagaggaaggcaaagagctTTATGCACACTTTGTAGCTCTCTGTGAAAAAGAGTTGGCCTCGAACAGTAAATGTGCTGACTCTGGAGTTGTAGTCAAGCATGGAACATATGGAAACAGACAAGTATTGCAAGTGGACACCAATGGCCCATATACACACTTGATTGAATTTTAA